A single window of Methanoculleus oceani DNA harbors:
- the fdhF gene encoding formate dehydrogenase subunit alpha has protein sequence MTLEYVATTCPYCGTGCSFNLVVKDGKVVGTAPYRRSPVNEGKVCPKGTYAHEFVNSPDRLTKPLIKKDGKFVEATWDEAYNLIAQKFKSYKPDEFAALSSARVSNEENYLLMKFARGVMKSRHIDHCARLCHASTVAGLAAAFGSGAMTNSILDIADSKCVFVLGSNTFEQHPLIGRKIVQAKQKGAKVIYADPRYTATARQADLYMPFVSGSDVAILNCMMQQIIKNGWEDKEFVANRTKDYEKLKEVVMKDAYSLENVSKISGIPVESLKTAAEWFGTTKPGAILYSMGITQHTVGVDNVKSVANIQMLTGNLGKPGAGVNALRGQNNVQGACDMGALPVVFTGYQKVIDEAAHKKFADAWGFPDGICEPKNGYEVTVMMDVLTDKPGELKCMYIMGENPMLSDPDLTHVKHAIENLEFLVVQDIFLTETAEMADVVLPAACYAERNGTQTSTERRVQMWRKAQDPPGEAKEDWQIISELAAKMGYAKQFPYQSAEEIFNEVAAVTPSYHGMNYERLSKPEALHWPCPSADHPGTPILHTAKFAHPDGLGVFTPIEWKPPAEVPDAEYPFVLTTGRVLWHWHTGTMTRRSATLDAEVPTGWIEINPEDAKALGIKDKEKVRAITRRGSVDVPARVTKDIMKGIMFMPFHFKECAANVLTNNALDPIAKIPEFKACAVKVEKITEA, from the coding sequence ATGACGTTGGAGTACGTAGCTACAACATGTCCCTACTGCGGAACAGGCTGCAGTTTCAACCTCGTCGTGAAGGACGGCAAGGTAGTTGGAACCGCACCCTACCGCCGTTCGCCCGTGAACGAGGGGAAGGTCTGCCCCAAGGGAACCTATGCTCATGAGTTCGTGAACAGCCCGGACCGCCTGACCAAGCCGCTCATCAAGAAAGACGGCAAATTCGTCGAGGCGACCTGGGACGAAGCCTACAACCTGATCGCACAGAAGTTCAAGTCGTACAAGCCCGACGAGTTCGCGGCGCTTTCATCCGCCCGGGTCTCGAACGAAGAGAACTACCTGCTGATGAAGTTCGCCCGCGGCGTCATGAAGTCCCGGCACATCGACCACTGCGCCCGGCTCTGCCACGCATCCACCGTCGCCGGCCTTGCCGCCGCCTTCGGCTCCGGTGCGATGACCAACTCCATCCTCGACATCGCCGACTCGAAGTGCGTCTTCGTCCTCGGGTCCAACACCTTCGAGCAGCACCCGCTCATCGGCCGCAAGATCGTCCAGGCGAAGCAGAAGGGCGCGAAGGTCATCTACGCCGACCCGCGCTACACCGCGACCGCCCGGCAGGCCGACCTTTACATGCCGTTTGTGTCCGGCAGTGATGTCGCCATCCTCAACTGCATGATGCAGCAGATCATCAAGAACGGCTGGGAGGACAAGGAGTTCGTCGCGAACCGCACGAAGGACTACGAGAAACTCAAGGAGGTCGTCATGAAGGACGCCTACAGCCTTGAGAACGTCTCGAAGATCTCCGGCATCCCCGTCGAGAGCCTCAAGACCGCTGCAGAGTGGTTCGGCACGACAAAGCCCGGCGCGATCCTCTACTCGATGGGCATCACCCAGCACACCGTCGGCGTCGACAACGTCAAGTCGGTCGCGAACATCCAGATGCTCACCGGCAACCTGGGCAAGCCCGGCGCCGGCGTGAACGCGCTCCGTGGCCAGAACAACGTGCAGGGCGCCTGCGACATGGGAGCGCTCCCGGTCGTCTTCACCGGCTACCAGAAGGTCATCGACGAGGCCGCCCACAAGAAGTTCGCCGACGCCTGGGGCTTCCCCGACGGCATCTGCGAGCCCAAGAACGGCTACGAGGTCACCGTCATGATGGATGTCCTGACCGACAAGCCCGGCGAACTCAAGTGCATGTACATCATGGGCGAGAACCCGATGCTCTCCGACCCCGACCTGACCCACGTCAAGCACGCCATCGAGAACCTCGAGTTCCTGGTCGTCCAGGATATCTTCCTGACCGAGACCGCTGAGATGGCCGATGTTGTCCTCCCCGCCGCCTGCTACGCGGAGCGGAACGGCACCCAGACCTCTACCGAGCGCCGTGTCCAGATGTGGCGCAAGGCCCAGGACCCGCCCGGAGAGGCGAAGGAAGACTGGCAGATCATCAGCGAACTCGCCGCAAAGATGGGCTACGCGAAGCAGTTCCCCTACCAGAGCGCCGAGGAGATCTTCAACGAGGTCGCCGCAGTCACCCCGTCCTACCACGGCATGAACTACGAGCGGCTCAGCAAGCCCGAAGCGCTCCACTGGCCCTGCCCGTCCGCAGACCACCCGGGAACCCCGATCCTGCACACGGCGAAGTTCGCCCACCCCGACGGTCTGGGCGTCTTCACCCCGATCGAGTGGAAACCGCCGGCGGAAGTCCCCGACGCGGAGTATCCGTTCGTGCTCACGACCGGCCGTGTCCTCTGGCACTGGCACACCGGCACCATGACCCGTCGCTCCGCGACCCTCGATGCCGAGGTTCCGACCGGCTGGATCGAGATCAACCCCGAGGATGCGAAGGCGCTCGGCATCAAGGACAAGGAGA
- a CDS encoding hydantoinase/oxoprolinase family protein has protein sequence MIGIDIGGANLKVVDDAGVHIHYCPLWQGAPLAELLEQYAGPAAVVMSGELADCFASKIEGIRWIVGAVQGVIPGAAFYGTDAAFHTRPVPALAAANWLASADYLREEYADAVLLDVGSTTADIIPLNCFENLKGLTDTRRLQKQYLVYTGMLRTNVATLLSSVTLDGTVTPVSTEYFAASADAHLVLGHIAPEDYTSPAPDNGEKTAEAALRRLARVVCADLEEIGREGALEIARQFWETQRTLIARAVERALIQSGAGRVITAGIGSDLFSRELGGVTLEGEIGEVSDALPAYAVREVALRRADGN, from the coding sequence ATGATCGGCATCGATATCGGCGGTGCGAATCTCAAGGTCGTCGACGACGCCGGCGTGCATATTCATTACTGTCCGCTCTGGCAGGGCGCGCCGCTCGCCGAGCTCCTCGAACAGTATGCGGGTCCTGCTGCCGTGGTGATGAGCGGAGAGCTCGCGGACTGCTTTGCGAGCAAGATCGAAGGTATCCGGTGGATTGTCGGGGCCGTACAGGGGGTCATCCCCGGCGCCGCCTTCTACGGCACCGACGCGGCGTTCCACACCCGGCCGGTCCCGGCACTTGCCGCCGCAAACTGGCTGGCATCGGCCGACTACCTCCGGGAGGAGTACGCCGACGCGGTGCTCCTCGACGTGGGGAGCACCACCGCCGACATCATCCCTTTAAACTGCTTCGAGAACCTCAAAGGACTGACCGACACCCGGCGGCTGCAGAAACAGTACCTCGTCTACACCGGGATGCTCAGGACGAACGTTGCAACGCTCCTGTCGTCGGTGACGCTGGACGGAACGGTAACCCCGGTGAGCACCGAGTACTTCGCCGCAAGCGCCGACGCGCACCTCGTGCTCGGCCACATCGCTCCGGAAGACTACACCTCCCCCGCACCGGATAACGGCGAGAAGACCGCGGAAGCGGCGCTCCGGAGACTCGCCCGGGTTGTCTGCGCCGATCTCGAGGAGATCGGGAGGGAAGGGGCCCTGGAGATCGCCCGGCAGTTCTGGGAGACCCAGCGAACGCTGATCGCCCGCGCAGTGGAGCGCGCACTCATCCAGAGCGGTGCCGGACGGGTGATCACGGCCGGGATAGGATCGGACCTCTTTTCCCGTGAACTGGGCGGCGTCACGCTTGAGGGGGAGATCGGGGAGGTCTCTGATGCACTGCCGGCATACGCGGTCAGGGAGGTGGCGCTACGGCGAGCCGACGGAAACTGA
- a CDS encoding ATP-grasp domain-containing protein: MKAILAEYSVCNDPELAPEGAAMLAAISESFERCGYDVVTPEGADFEGEIRRLAPGCDVGLVIAPDHLLFRYTQILEGLTHNVGCGSMNAAVCANKQRTAAILSRNGIEVPPDAGEGKRVVKPIMGCGAQGVRLTDEEPGPGEFAQAYVEGEALSVSLVGSRVTGNVCEYYTGTPPLLLAVNRQEVTIADDGRFRYLGGETPVHPDREEEIVATAVRAMNVLGCQGYAGIDIIAGDRIYVVDVNPRPTTSLVGIAAVMGEEIADILVKASHGEAPAEVHLSGKVRFDKDGRISRV; the protein is encoded by the coding sequence ATGAAGGCAATTCTCGCCGAATACTCCGTATGCAACGACCCCGAGCTTGCGCCCGAGGGTGCCGCCATGCTCGCCGCGATAAGCGAGAGTTTCGAGAGGTGCGGCTACGACGTAGTGACCCCGGAGGGGGCCGACTTCGAGGGCGAGATCCGGAGGCTCGCGCCGGGGTGCGATGTGGGACTGGTCATCGCACCCGACCACCTCCTCTTCCGGTACACGCAGATCCTCGAAGGGCTCACCCACAACGTCGGGTGCGGGAGCATGAATGCGGCCGTCTGCGCCAACAAACAGCGGACTGCAGCGATCCTCTCCCGGAACGGGATAGAGGTTCCCCCCGATGCCGGCGAGGGGAAGAGGGTCGTCAAACCGATCATGGGCTGCGGCGCCCAGGGAGTCAGGCTGACGGACGAGGAGCCGGGCCCCGGCGAGTTCGCACAGGCGTACGTCGAGGGGGAGGCACTGAGCGTGAGCCTCGTGGGGAGCCGGGTGACCGGCAACGTCTGCGAGTACTACACGGGCACCCCTCCGCTCCTGCTCGCCGTCAACCGGCAGGAGGTCACCATAGCAGACGACGGGAGGTTCCGGTACCTCGGGGGCGAGACGCCCGTCCACCCCGATCGCGAGGAAGAGATCGTCGCCACTGCCGTCCGGGCGATGAACGTCCTCGGGTGCCAGGGGTACGCCGGGATCGACATCATCGCCGGCGACCGCATCTACGTGGTGGACGTCAACCCGAGACCCACGACCAGCCTGGTCGGCATCGCGGCGGTCATGGGGGAGGAGATCGCCGACATCCTTGTTAAAGCGTCGCACGGCGAAGCGCCGGCAGAGGTGCACCTCTCCGGGAAGGTACGGTTCGATAAGGACGGGAGGATCAGCCGGGTATGA
- the surE gene encoding 5'/3'-nucleotidase SurE: MKPKILLTNDDGITSTGLWAAYEALAPIADVTVVAPATQQSAVGRSISIFEPIRANRVTMNGVPAYSVGGKPTDSVIIGLFALRLNPDLVVSGINIGENLSYESIMTSGTVGAALEASNQGVPSLAFSLQVEDQGDKFDDPSRITDRFFDAKRVVREVCERILANGFPGNAHVVNVNIPTPVRGGYEITRLAEKLFYTGVEERLDPRGRPYYWIDGPLHEDAEEGTDVHAVQKGNISITPITLDCTAFRATDELRGIFDGMNI, from the coding sequence ATGAAGCCGAAGATACTGCTCACCAACGATGATGGGATCACGTCCACGGGACTCTGGGCGGCCTATGAGGCGCTCGCGCCGATCGCGGACGTCACCGTGGTCGCGCCGGCCACCCAGCAGAGCGCCGTAGGGCGGTCGATCTCCATCTTCGAACCTATTCGTGCGAACCGGGTAACGATGAACGGGGTGCCGGCATACTCGGTCGGCGGGAAACCGACCGATTCCGTGATCATCGGGCTGTTCGCGCTGCGCCTGAACCCGGACCTCGTGGTCAGCGGGATCAACATCGGTGAGAACCTCTCCTATGAGTCCATCATGACCTCGGGCACCGTCGGGGCCGCGCTCGAAGCGTCCAACCAGGGAGTGCCGTCCCTCGCCTTCTCTCTGCAGGTGGAGGACCAGGGCGACAAGTTCGACGACCCCTCAAGGATCACGGACCGGTTCTTCGATGCGAAGCGGGTGGTCCGCGAGGTCTGCGAGAGGATTCTTGCAAACGGGTTTCCCGGAAACGCTCACGTCGTCAACGTGAATATTCCCACGCCGGTGCGCGGCGGATACGAGATCACCCGCCTTGCCGAGAAACTCTTCTATACCGGCGTCGAGGAACGCCTCGACCCTCGCGGGCGCCCCTACTACTGGATCGACGGGCCCCTGCACGAGGATGCGGAGGAGGGAACCGACGTGCATGCGGTGCAGAAGGGCAACATCTCCATCACGCCCATCACGCTCGACTGCACTGCGTTTCGTGCCACTGATGAACTCAGGGGCATCTTTGACGGCATGAATATCTGA